From the bacterium genome, one window contains:
- a CDS encoding PA2169 family four-helix-bundle protein — METKQEIIGMLKGLFTVCRTSEVGYRAAAEAMEGNTTRELLKSYADQRREFAEELRGEIWFHSDHDFRADPPIDSWKEIYQAIQDGNQEEIIHACERAEGAMLRVYKNALSKRIPWDVETVLAHQYSDIKKAYYFISALELFSNEFVV; from the coding sequence ATGGAAACCAAACAAGAGATCATCGGCATGTTAAAGGGTCTATTTACTGTTTGCCGGACCAGCGAGGTTGGTTATCGCGCGGCGGCCGAAGCAATGGAAGGAAACACAACGCGGGAACTGTTGAAAAGCTATGCGGATCAGCGCAGGGAATTCGCGGAAGAATTACGGGGAGAAATATGGTTTCACTCCGACCACGATTTTCGGGCGGATCCTCCGATAGATTCATGGAAAGAGATCTATCAAGCCATTCAAGACGGAAATCAGGAAGAAATTATTCACGCGTGTGAGCGCGCTGAAGGGGCGATGCTGCGAGTTTATAAAAACGCCCTTTCGAAACGAATACCTTGGGACGTCGAGACAGTTCTCGCACATCAATATTCGGATATCAAAAAAGCCTATTACTTCATCAGCGCGCTGGAACTGTTTAGCAATGAATTTGTTGTGTAA
- a CDS encoding BON domain-containing protein, producing the protein MSKKFGFLILVLSLASLIAIGCNKSTDQAYNEKEAEQPATTEDTIDMADAEITASVKAKLMMDENVAARHVEVETENGIVTLRGTVVTQSEADRAMELAKSAEGVRLVHSYLKTDTAHSDLEDTKSDLKEKTAELGDKAEDAIEDAEDAIETGVKEAGDVGSDAAITAQIKWKLAKDKLVQAADIDVDTKDRRVTLTGTVSSNAEAQRAVKIAKSVEDVAAVDSNLKIHN; encoded by the coding sequence ATGAGTAAGAAGTTTGGATTTTTAATACTTGTATTATCGTTGGCAAGCTTGATCGCCATCGGATGCAACAAAAGCACTGACCAGGCCTATAACGAAAAGGAAGCGGAGCAGCCGGCAACGACAGAAGACACGATTGATATGGCCGACGCGGAAATCACTGCTTCAGTAAAAGCAAAGCTCATGATGGACGAAAATGTCGCAGCCAGACACGTTGAGGTAGAGACAGAAAACGGGATCGTGACTCTTCGCGGGACAGTTGTAACTCAAAGCGAAGCGGATCGCGCTATGGAACTGGCTAAATCCGCTGAGGGAGTGCGGCTGGTGCATTCGTACTTGAAAACGGATACCGCTCATAGTGATCTCGAAGATACCAAGTCTGATCTGAAAGAGAAAACCGCTGAGCTGGGGGACAAAGCAGAAGACGCAATAGAGGACGCAGAAGATGCCATTGAAACCGGCGTAAAAGAGGCCGGTGACGTTGGTAGTGATGCCGCCATCACTGCTCAGATCAAATGGAAATTAGCAAAAGACAAACTCGTTCAAGCCGCGGACATTGACGTAGATACAAAGGATCGCCGCGTGACCTTAACCGGAACAGTTTCGAGCAATGCAGAAGCTCAAAGAGCGGTCAAGATTGCAAAAAGTGTGGAGGATGTAGCTGCAGTGGATTCTAATTTAAAAATACATAATTAA